The Procambarus clarkii isolate CNS0578487 chromosome 76, FALCON_Pclarkii_2.0, whole genome shotgun sequence genome includes a window with the following:
- the LOC138357250 gene encoding mucin-17-like, with protein sequence MSFVEENADPRMQEFHVPLRETVYGNEEGDGFELSEYDQESIYPVSLEGLQSPRRFLIHDPKDTEEPLSILDVEAGTITKKHRNGEETVTRANPTPANPTTANDSTPTASQPISTSAEPSTVIAPEPKVTTSIAAPKLFNPYTTVMSFVEENADPRMQEFHVPLRDPVYGNEEGDGFELSEYDQESIYPVSLEGLQSPRRFLIHDPKDTEEPLSILDVEAGTITKKHRNGEETVTRANPTPANPTTANDSTPTASQPISTSAEPSTVIAPEPKVTTSIAAPKLFNPYTTVMSFVEENADPRMQEFHVPLRDPVYGNEEGDGFELSEYDQESIYPVSLEGLQSPRRFLIHDPKDTEEPLSILDVEAGTITKKHRNGEETVTRPTHASGAQLNYCTSSSRASHSRSQTTPLNPASQPSSLTPPAATPDSTVAALIHFATALSGGDLRLRYEILKELYKENNLPPFVIPEAMFTCSTTTEANPTPATPANPTTANDSTPTASQPISTSAEPSTVIAPEPKVTTSIAAPKLFNPYTTVMSFVEENADPRMQEFHVPLRDPVYGNEEGDGFELSEYDQESIYPVSLEGLQSPRRFLIHDPKDTEEPLSILDVEAGTITKKHRNGEETVTRANPTPANPTTANDSTPTASQPISTSAEPSTVIAPEPKVTTSIAAPKLFNPYTTVMSFVEENADPRMQEFHVPLRDPVYGNEEGDGFELSEYDQESIYPVSLEGLQSPRRFLIHDPKDTEEPLSILDVEAGTITKKHRNGEETVTRANPTPANPTTANDSTPTASQPISTSAEPSTVIAPEPKVTTSIAAPKLFNPYTTVMSFVEENADPRMQEFHVPLRDPVYGNEEGDGFELSEYDQESIYPVSLEGLQSPRRFLIHDPKDTEEPLSILDVEAGTITKKHRNGEETVTRANPTPANPTTANDSTPTASQPISTSAEPSTVIAPEPKVTTSIAAPKLFNPYTTVMSFVEENADPRMQEFHVPLRDPVYGNEEGDGFEFVFFDKTHDSSVWVEQLNKKPRRSAIPTQIPDSRPQGHRRTIVNPGRGSRNNNEETQKRRGNCYQGSNTHENPDVQQRMASSKRRLERICESDKTHTFTKHANRPNSTQKNKEK encoded by the exons ATGAGTTTTGTCGAAGAAAACGCTGACCCAAGAATGCAAGAATTTCATGTACCACTGAGGGAAACAGTATATGGAAACGAGGAGGGCGACGGCTTCGAATTGTCAGAATACGACCAAGAATCGATCTACCCAGTAAGCCTAGAAGGTCTGCAATCCCCACGCAGATTCCTGATTCACGACCCCAAGGACACAGAAGAACCATTGTCAATCCTGGacgtggaagcaggaacaataacgaaGAAACACAGAAACGGCGAGGAAACTGTTACCAGG GCCAACCCTACACCAGCAAACCCGACTACGGCAAACGACAGCACTCCGACGGCTTCTCAACCGATCTCAACATCTGCTGAACCATCAACTGTCATCGCACCTGAACCCAAAGTGACTACCAGCATAGCAGCCCCGAAATTGTTCAACCCATACACTACTGTCATGAGTTTTGTCGAAGAAAACGCTGACCCAAGAATGCAAGAATTTCATGTACCACTGAGGGACCCAGTATATGGAAACGAGGAGGGCGACGGCTTCGAATTGTCAGAATACGACCAAGAATCGATCTACCCAGTAAGCCTAGAAGGTCTGCAATCCCCACGCAGATTCCTGATTCACGACCCCAAGGACACAGAAGAACCATTGTCAATCTTGGacgtggaagcaggaacaataacgaaGAAACACAGAAACGGCGAGGAAACTGTTACCAGG GCCAACCCTACACCAGCAAACCCGACTACGGCAAACGACAGCACTCCGACGGCTTCTCAACCGATCTCAACATCTGCTGAACCATCAACTGTCATCGCACCTGAACCCAAAGTGACTACCAGCATAGCAGCCCCGAAATTGTTCAACCCATACACTACTGTCATGAGTTTTGTCGAAGAAAACGCTGACCCAAGAATGCAAGAATTTCATGTACCACTGAGGGACCCAGTATATGGAAACGAGGAGGGCGACGGCTTCGAATTGTCAGAATACGACCAAGAATCGATCTACCCAGTAAGCCTAGAAGGTCTGCAATCCCCACGCAGATTCCTGATTCACGACCCCAAGGACACAGAAGAACCATTGTCAATCTTGGacgtggaagcaggaacaataacgaaGAAACACAGAAACGGCGAGGAAACTGTTACCAGG cccacccatgcGAGCGGCGCACAACTAAACTACTGTACCAGCAGCTCCCGGGCCAGCCACTCAAGGTCACAGACAACACCTctcaacccagccagccagccgtcctcactCACGCCGCCAGCAGCCACCCCTGATAGCACTGTTGCAGCCCTGATACACTTCGCAACGGCGCTCTCAGGTGGAGATCTCAGACTACGATATGAAATACTCAAGGAACTATACAAGGAGAACAACCTACCACcgtttgtgataccagaggccatgttcaccTGCTCTACTACAACAGAGGCCAACCCTACACCAGCCACTCCTGCAAACCCGACTACGGCAAACGACAGCACTCCGACGGCTTCTCAACCGATCTCAACATCTGCTGAACCATCAACTGTCATCGCACCTGAACCCAAAGTGACTACCAGCATAGCAGCCCCGAAATTGTTCAACCCATACACTACTGTCATGAGTTTTGTCGAAGAAAACGCTGACCCAAGAATGCAAGAATTTCATGTACCACTGAGGGACCCAGTATATGGAAACGAGGAGGGCGACGGCTTCGAATTGTCAGAATACGACCAAGAATCGATCTACCCAGTAAGCCTAGAAGGTCTGCAATCCCCACGCAGATTCCTGATTCACGACCCCAAGGACACAGAAGAACCATTGTCAATCCTGGacgtggaagcaggaacaataacgaaGAAACACAGAAACGGCGAGGAAACTGTTACCAGG GCCAACCCTACACCAGCAAACCCGACTACGGCAAACGACAGCACTCCGACGGCTTCTCAACCGATCTCAACATCTGCTGAACCATCAACTGTCATCGCACCTGAACCCAAAGTGACTACCAGCATAGCAGCCCCGAAATTGTTCAACCCATACACTACTGTCATGAGTTTTGTCGAAGAAAACGCTGACCCAAGAATGCAAGAATTTCATGTACCACTGAGGGACCCAGTATATGGAAACGAGGAGGGCGACGGCTTCGAATTGTCAGAATACGACCAAGAATCGATCTACCCAGTAAGCCTAGAAGGTCTGCAATCCCCACGCAGATTCCTGATTCACGACCCCAAGGACACAGAAGAACCATTGTCAATCCTGGacgtggaagcaggaacaataacgaaGAAACACAGAAACGGCGAGGAAACTGTTACCAGG GCCAACCCTACACCAGCAAACCCGACTACGGCAAACGACAGCACTCCGACGGCTTCTCAACCGATCTCAACATCTGCTGAACCATCAACTGTCATCGCACCTGAACCCAAAGTGACTACCAGCATAGCAGCCCCGAAATTGTTCAACCCATACACTACTGTCATGAGTTTTGTCGAAGAAAACGCTGACCCAAGAATGCAAGAATTTCATGTACCACTGAGGGACCCAGTATATGGAAACGAGGAGGGCGACGGCTTCGAATTGTCAGAATACGACCAAGAATCGATCTACCCAGTAAGCCTAGAAGGTCTGCAATCCCCACGCAGATTCCTGATTCACGACCCCAAGGACACAGAAGAACCATTGTCAATCCTGGacgtggaagcaggaacaataacgaaGAAACACAGAAACGGCGAGGAAACTGTTACCAGG GCCAACCCTACACCAGCAAACCCGACTACGGCAAACGACAGCACTCCGACGGCTTCTCAACCGATCTCAACATCTGCTGAACCATCAACTGTCATCGCACCTGAACCCAAAGTGACTACCAGCATAGCAGCCCCGAAATTGTTCAACCCATACACTACTGTCATGAGTTTTGTCGAAGAAAACGCTGACCCAAGAATGCAAGAATTTCATGTACCACTGAGGGACCCAGTATATGGAAACGAGGAGGGCGACGGCTTCGAATT CGTTTTCTTCGACAAAACTCATGACAGTAGTGTATGGGTTGAACAATTGAACAAGAAGCCTAGAAGGTCTGCAATCCCCACGCAGATTCCTGATTCACGACCCCAAGGACACAGAAGAACCATTGTCAATCCTGGacgtggaagcaggaacaataacgaaGAAACACAGAAACGGCGAGGAAACTGTTACCAGGGTAGTAACACACATGAAAACCCTGATGTGCAACAGCGTATGGCGAGCAGCAAGAGAAGACTTGAACGAATATGTGAAAGCGACAagacccacaccttcaccaaacacgccaacagaccaaactccacgcaaaagaacaaagaaaaataa